A genomic segment from Malus domestica chromosome 05, GDT2T_hap1 encodes:
- the LOC114824886 gene encoding serine carboxypeptidase-like 20 yields MGGRVLSLFLVPLIYIFLSFLPTQSAPQSALITQIPGFSGTLPSKHYSGYVTVDQSHGRNLFYYFVESEGKPAEDPVVLWLNGGPGCSSFDGFVYEHGPFNFEEAKIKGSLPQLHLNPYSWSKVSNIIYLDSPAGVGLSYSKNETDYKTGDLKTASDSHTFLLKWFELYPEFLSNPFFIAGESYAGVYVPTLSSEVVKGIDAGVTPVLNFKGYLVGNGVTDDKFDGNALVPFAHGMGLISDDLYEEVNTACGGNYLDPVSDPCGSKLEKVDKNIDGLNIYNILEPCYHSTDSSKIRRVTNSGLPSSFRQLGETERPLAVRKRMFGRAWPLRAPVRDGIVPTWPELMNSEEVPCTDDEVATEWLNNETVRKAIHAETDLSWELCTNRIRFYHDSGSMIKYHRNLTAKGYRALIFSGDHDMCVPFTGSEAWTRSLGYKIVDEWRPWTSNGQVAGYTQAYENNLTFLTVKGSGHTVPEYKPREALDLFSRFLAGKPQ; encoded by the exons ATGGGCGGGAGAGTATTATCTTTATTTTTGGTGCCATTAATCTACATCTTCTTGAGCTTTTTGCCAACCCAATCAGCTCCTCAATCTGCTCTCATAACCCAGATTCCTGGATTCAGTGGCACTCTTCCTTCAAAACACTATTCTGG GTATGTGACAGTTGACCAGAGTCATGGGAGGAACCTGTTCTACTATTTTGTCGAATCGGAAGGGAAGCCTGCGGAGGATCCGGTGGTTCTGTGGCTGAATGGTGGACCTGGTTGCTCCAGCTTTGATGGCTTTGTTTATGAGCATG GGCCATTCAATTTTGAAGAGGCCAAGATCAAGGGAAGTCTGCCTCAGCTCCACCTTAACCCATACAGCTGGTCAAAG GTTTCCAACATTATATATCTGGATTCTCCGGCTGGTGTTGGATTGTCTTACTCAAAAAATGAGACCGACTATAAAACTGGGGATCTAAAGACTGCCTCTGATTCCCACACATTTCTCCTCAAG TGGTTTGAACTGTACCCTGAGTTCCTCTCCAACCCATTTTTTATTGCTGGGGAGTCATATGCTGGAGTCTACGTGCCAACGCTTTCTTCTGAAGTAGTGAAAG GAATTGATGCAGGTGTAACGCCCGTTCTCAACTTCAAG GGTTATCTGGTGGGGAATGGAGTTACTGATGATAAATTCGATGGTAATGCTCTTGTTCCGTTTGCACATGGGATGGGACTGATATCAGATGATCTATATGAG GAGGTTAACACAGCGTGTGGAGGAAACTACCTTGATCCGGTGAGCGATCCTTGTGGAAGCAAGCTTGAAAAAGTTGACAAg AACATCGACGGTTTGAACATATATAACATTCTGGAACCATGCTATCACAGCACAGATTCGAGTAAGATTAGAAGAGTTACAAACAGTGGATTGCCATCTAGCTTTCGCCAATTAGGTGAGACTGAAAGGCCTCTTGCTGTGAGAAAAAGGATGTTTGGTCGTGCCTGGCCTCTTAGAGCTCCTGTGAGAGATGGTATTGTTCCAACTTGGCCGGAGCTGATGAATAGCGAAGAGGTTCCATGTACT GATGATGAGGTTGCTACTGAATGGTTGAACAACGAGACAGTTAGGAAGGCAATCCATGCAGAAACG GATCTTTCATGGGAACTATGCACAAACAGAATCAGATTTTATCATGATTCTGGAAGTATGATCAAGTACCACAGGAACCTCACCGCTAAGGGTTATCGGGCACTTATATTTAG CGGTGATCATGATATGTGTGTTCCTTTCACCGGGAGCGAAGCATGGACCAGATCACTTGGTTATAAGATTGTGGACGAATGGAGGCCATGGACTTCGAATGGACAAGTTGCTGG GTATACACAGGCTTACGAGAACAACCTCACCTTTCTAACCGTAAAG GGATCTGGACATACAGTTCCCGAGTACAAACCACGAGAGGCGTTAGATTTATTTAGCCGgtttttggccggaaaaccacaataa